A stretch of Lathyrus oleraceus cultivar Zhongwan6 chromosome 6, CAAS_Psat_ZW6_1.0, whole genome shotgun sequence DNA encodes these proteins:
- the LOC127096670 gene encoding uncharacterized protein LOC127096670: protein MQAQQNPPVDEFKNLGRFLKNNPPTFKGRYDPDGAQIWLKEIEKIFRVMTCTEAQKVQFGTHMLSEEAENWWDNTRQRIEVPGAEMTWVRFKTAFLEKYFPADVRCKKEMEFLELKQGNMSVADYASKFEELVQYCPHYNAADAEESKCVKFENGLRPEIKQGIGYQEIRRFPTLVNKCRIFDEDSKARTAHYKSLSEKKNKDRGSPYASPNGKGKQKVVDEKKPSGGGSSIAGKCFKCGEPGHRADSCTKRVLRCFRCGQTGHRVTECKDAGPTCFNCGEKGHISSQCSKPKKAATAAHTTGRVFALSGAEAPKEDNLIKDNEE from the exons atgcaggcgcagcagaatccgccggtcgatgagtttaagaatttgggaaggtttctgaagaataaccctcctacattcaaagggcgctacgatccagatggtgctcagatttggctgaaggaaattgagaagattttccgggtgatgacgtgtactgaagcacagaaggtgcagtttggtacgcatatgttatctgaagaggctgaaaactggtgggataatactcgccagagaattgaagtaccaggtgctgagatgacttgggtaaggttcaagacggcctttctggagaaatattttcctgctgatgtgcgatgtaagaaggagatggaatttctagaactgaagcagggtaacatgtctgttgctgattacgcttcgaagtttgaggagctggtgcagtattgtcctcattataatgctgctgatgctgaggaatccaagtgtgtcaagtttgagaacgggttgcgtcccgagatcaaacaaggtattggttaccaggagattcgtaggtttcctacactggttaataagtgccggatatttgatgaagatagcaaggctagaactgctcattacaagagtcttagtgagaagaagaataaggatcgtggtagtccttatgcatctccgaatggtaagggtaagcagaaagtggtagatgaaaagaagccaagtgggggaggatcttccatagctggtaaatgtttcaagtgtggcgagccaggccaccgtgctgatagctgtaccaagagagtgctgagatgtttccgatgcggtcagactggtcatagagttactgaatgtaaggatgctggtccgacgtgttttaattgtggcgagaaaggccatatcagttcgcagtgctcgaaaccgaagaaggcggctactgcagctcatactactggtagggtgtttgctctgagtggggctgaagctcctaaagaagataatctgattaaag ataatgaggagtag